A genomic stretch from Erigeron canadensis isolate Cc75 chromosome 9, C_canadensis_v1, whole genome shotgun sequence includes:
- the LOC122582645 gene encoding uncharacterized protein LOC122582645, with product MGMVFGKIRVASPKFQVLNSTANYEIRHYPSLVVAEITYDPADLKGNKDGGFSILANYIGVFGKPQNTKPEKIDMTTPVLTKAAEKVDMTTPVLTKGNGEKVTMQFTLPEKYKKAEEAPEPVDERVVIKEEGEKKYGVVRFKGMATTEVVAEKTDKLKKDLEKDGFKVSGEHVLARYNPPWTLPPFRINEVMIPVE from the exons ATGGGTATGGTCTTTGGCAAAATCAGGGTGGCATCACCCAAATTTCAAGTCCTCAACTCAACAGCCAACTATGAAATCCGTCATTACCCGTCGTTAGTTGTTGCAGAGATAACCTACGATCCAGCCGATCTAAAGGGAAACAAAGATGGTGGGTTCTCCATCTTAGCCAACTACATTGGCGTATTTGGCAAACCACAGAATACCAAGCCAGAGAAGATTGATATGACCACACCAGTGCTAACTAAAGCAGCGGAGAAGGTAGATATGACTACACCCGTCTTGACCAAG ggAAATGGAGAAAAAGTAACAATGCAGTTTACATTGCCGGAGAAGTACAAGAAGGCAGAGGAAGCACCGGAACCGGTGGATGAGAGGGTAGTAATAAAGGAGGAAGGGGAAAAGAAGTATGGGGTGGTGAGGTTTAAAGGGATGGCAACTACAGAGGTGGTGGCGGAGAAGACGGACAAGTTGAAGAAGGATCTTGAAAAGGATGGATTTAAGGTTTCGGGAGAACACGTGTTGGCAAGATACAATCCGCCATGGACGTTGCCGCCGTTTAGGATTAATGAAGTTATGATTCCAGTGgaatga
- the LOC122581396 gene encoding secreted RxLR effector protein 161-like, which produces MEGCRPSLFPIEQNLKLVTNEDDSKVAAGSYRRLIGRLLYLQATRPDIAYSVNTLSQFVSDPRKSHMDAVTRILRYLKATSGQSILLPKEGGTNLVGYSDSDWLGCPLIRRSRTGYLILLGGAPISWKTKKQSVVSRSSAEAEYRAMAQTVSEIIWLHWLLQELGITQLSSTTLFCDNQAARHIANNPVFHERTKHVEMDCYFVRERVESKEICPMPIDSKLQLADLLMKGLGAVQLRFLLDKLGVVNLHTPA; this is translated from the coding sequence ATGGAAGGATGTCGTCCAAGCTTGTTTCCTATTGAGCAGAATTTGAAGCTCGTTACAAATGAAGACGATTCCAAGGTGGCTGCTGGTTCTTATCGTCGTCTCATTGGACGACTTCTTTACCTGCAAGCTACACGACCGGATATAGCCTACTCAGTCAATACACTTAGCCAATTTGTTTCAGATCCTCGTAAAAGTCATATGGATGCAGTGACAAGGATCTTGCGATATCTCAAGGCTACCAGTGGCCAAAGTATACTTCTACCAAAAGAAGGTGGCACAAACTTAGTTGGATACTCTGATTCGGATTGGCTTGGGTGTCCTCTTATTAGACGATCACGAACAGGCTATCTTATCCTTTTGGGTGGAGCTCCTATTTCGTGGAAAACTAAAAAGCAATCCGTTGTTTCACGTTCTTCCGCTGAGGCCGAATATCGTGCCATGGCCCAAACTGTTAGCGAAATTATTTGGTTGCATTGGCTTTTGCAAGAGTTGGGAATTACTCAGTTAAGTTCTACTACCCTTTTCTGTGATAATCAAGCCGCAAGACATATTGCTAACAATCCCGTTTTTCACGAACGCACAAAGCATGTTGAAATGGACTGTTACTTTGTTCGTGAGCGCGTTGAATCTAAGGAGATTTGTCCAATGCCCATTGATTCCAAACTTCAGCTTGCTGATCTACTCATGAAAGGACTTGGTGCTGTTCAACTTCGATTTCTACTTGACAAGCTGGGTGTTGTCAATTTACACACTCCAGCTTGA
- the LOC122581398 gene encoding transcriptional regulator TAC1-like, whose amino-acid sequence MEIKKPAESTTRASDQDLAICTSINNIDDFEQESSRPSAYTCTFCKRGFSNAQALGGHMNVHRKDRAARLQDQTTKGSTDPKDQHVRPADESSQSSSSDDAGIIPKRPWSSFTEEEEDSPESQRKKDHGAANFKKPSLQLSLRIEPSPTNESRVISSSNNKISTSLSSSSAPTEVVDLELRLGIHSQYSTSINPVIRD is encoded by the coding sequence atggaaataaaaaaaccaGCTGAAAGTACAACAAGAGCTTCTGATCAAGATTTAGCAATATGCACCAGCATTAATAATATCGACgattttgaacaagaaagtaGTAGGCCGTCTGCTTATACTTGTACATTCTGCAAACGAGGCTTCTCGAACGCACAAGCGCTGGGTGGCCACATGAATGTCCATAGAAAAGATAGGGCTGCCAGGTTACAGGATCAAACCACAAAGGGTAGTACGGACCCTAAGGATCAGCATGTACGTCCTGCAGATGAATCATCACAGTCCTCCTCGAGTGATGATGCTGGTATTATACCAAAGAGGCCATGGAGCAGTTtcacagaagaagaagaagatagtCCCGAGAGCCAAAGAAAAAAAGATCACGGTGCAGCTAACTTCAAAAAACCATCATTGCAACTATCTTTGCGTATTGAACCGTCGCCTACAAATGAATCACGGGTCATATCATCATCTAATAATAAAATCTCTACTTCTTTATCATCATCGTCAGCTCCAACAGAAGTAGTGGACCTTGAGCTTCGGCTAGGAATACATTCTCAATATTCAACATCAATTAACCCTGTTATACGAGACTAG
- the LOC122581274 gene encoding fructokinase-like 1, chloroplastic, with amino-acid sequence MAFLQILHSPTISSRFFPIIQATSIHSDHHAVSSPPSSKPARRGRKKSPPTTTTPPTKIDKNHEQESESFDFDDEIDFSYEDPPLICCFGAAQKEFLPTVRVSDQQRHPDMYSEWKELQWDPPEFARAPGGPPSNVAIAHVRLGGRAAFMGKVGDDEFGQELVLMMNKENVQTRGVKIDGNVKTGCAFMKIEFDDKGKMKAKKVRDAAEDCLLSSELNLAVIKEARIFHFNSEVLTSDSMQATLLKAISWSKKFGSLVFFDMNLPLPLWKSRHETRKIIKKAWEQADIIEVSKQELEFLLDEHYHERRRTYEPQYFAESYDLTREKGKDYYHYTREEIAPLWHDKLKFLFVTDGTLRLHYYSPLFDGVVVGTEDVLITPFTCDRTGSGDAVVAGIMRKLTSHPEMFENQDVLERQLRFAIAAGIISQWTIGAVRGFPTESATQNLKEQVYVPSMW; translated from the exons ATGGCATTTCTTCAAATCCTTCATTCTCCGACGATCTCCTCCCGTTTCTTTCCCATTATTCAAGCAACTTCCATTCACTCCGACCACCACGCTGTCTCATCTCCACCGTCATCAAAACCAGCTCGCCGTGGTCGTAAAAAATCACcccccaccaccacaacccCTCCAACCAAGATTGACAAAAACCATGAACAAGAATCagaaagttttgattttgatgatgaaattgactTCAGTTACGAAGACCCACCATTAATATGTTGTTTTGGAGCCGCCCAGAAAGAATTTTTACCAACTGTTAGAGTTTCGGATCAACAACGTCATCCGGATATGTATTCGGAATGGAAGGAATTGCAATGGGACCCACCGGAATTTGCTCGTGCTCCAGGTGGGCCACCTTCGAACGTGGCGATTGCCCATGTGAGACTTGGTGGCAGGGCAGCGTTTATGGGGAAAGTTGGAGATGATGAGTTTGGTCAAGAATTGGTTTTGATGATGAACAAAGAGAATGTGCAGACTAGAGGCGTGAAGATTGATGGGAATGTGAAAACCGGATGTGCTTTTATGAAGATCGAGTTTGATGACAAGGGAAAGATGAAAGCCAAAAAGGTCAGAGATGCAGCTGAGGATTGTTTGTTGAGTTCTGAGTTGAATCTTGCTGTGATTAAGGAg GCAAGGATCTTCCATTTCAATTCTGAAGTCCTTACATCCGACTCAATGCAAGCTACCTTACTTAAAGCAATCTCATGGTCGAAAAAGTTTGGCAGCCTTGTATTCTTCGACATGAATCTTCCATTACCCCTATGGAAGTCCCGCCATGAGACaagaaaaataatcaaaaaggcATGGGAACAAGCCGACATCATTGAAGTCAGCAAACAAGAACTCGAATTCCTGCTAGATGAGCACTACCATGAAAGAAGAAGAACTTACGAGCCTCAATACTTTGCAGAATCTTATGATTTAACCAGAGAAAAAGGGAAAGattattatcactacacacgtGAAGAAATCGCCCCATTATGGCATGATAAATTGAAGTTCTTATTTGTAACGGATGGGACACTTCGGCTTCATTATTATTCACCATTGTTTGATGGTGTTGTTGTGGGGACAGAGGATGTGCTGATTACACCTTTCACTTGTGATAGAACGGGTTCTGGTGATGCAGTCGTTGCGGGTATTATGAGAAAGTTGACTAGTCATCCAGAGATGTTTGAAAATCAAGATGTACTTGAAAGGCAGCTTCGGTTTGCTATCGCTGCTGGGATTATATCTCAGTGGACCATTGGAGCGGTAAGAGGTTTTCCTACTGAAAGCGCTACTCAGAATTTGAAAGAACAGGTTTATGTACCTTCAATGTGGTAG